The genome window GCGGATTGCTGCCTTCAGCGTAGCTGTCGGCCGGCCAGAAACGACTGGAATCCGGGGTCAGCACTTCATCCATCAGCGTCAGGGTGCCGTTTTCATCCAGTCCGAACTCGAACTTGGTGTCGGCGATGATGATGCCGCGGGTTGCCGCATATTCGACGGCGGCGCTGTACAGGGCAATCGAGGTATCACGCACCCTGGCCGCCAGTTCGGCACCGATGATCGCTTCACACTGGGCAAACGAGATGTTCTCGTCATGATCACCTACGGCCGCCTTGGTCGAGGGAGTGAAGATCGGCTGCGGCAACTTGGCCGCCTCTTTCAGCCCGGCAGGCAGGCGGATACCGCATACCGTGCCGTTCTTCTGGTATTCCTTCCAGCCCGAGCCAACGATGTAGCCACGCACAATCGCTTCCACAGCCACCGGCTTGAGGCGCTTGGCAACCACGGCACGCCCCTCGACCAGCGGCAATTCGGCCGCCGACACCACGTCCTCGACCCGGTCGCCGGTGAAATGGTTGGGTACCAGACCACGCAGTTTGTCGAACCAGAAATTGGAAATCGCGGTGAGAATCTTGCCCTTCTCGGGGATCGGCTCGTTGAGGATCACGTCGAATGCCGACAGGCGATCGGTGGCCACCATCAGCATGCGCTTGTCGTCGATCTCGTACAGATCACGGACTTTGCCCGAGTAGATTTTTTTCAGACCGAGGGAAGCCGGTGTAGTCATTGTGTATTTCCGTCTTGAAAAAATACGGGCGAAAACCGCGTGGTTTTCGCCCATGAAAGTTCATCAGTCAGGCTTGGCGTCTCAGGGGCGCCCCTGCCCTCCGGGACCTCCCGGACCTCCGTGCATGTTCGGATCGGGGGCCAGGATGCCGGTGCGTATCTCGCTGAGTAACTGCTTGGCCTCTTCGTAAGGTGCCGCGGTGTTCTGGCTGGTCTGCACCGTTACCTGCACGCTGCTGCCAACCTGGAGCAAATGCACGGTATAGCGCTGCGACTGGCTCACACCATCTTCCGCCTCAACCTCGTCATCCGGACCGCCGGTGATCCAGTCGAAGAAGCCCGGCTCTTCACGAGTCGGTGCACTGGCTGGCTTGGACATGTCGATGTAATACACCCCGGTAGTACGATCCAGGTCGTCTACGCGGATATCGACCACTTCGAGCGCTCGCCCGATGCTTGACCAGGCGCGGTCGTAATCCGTACCAAGGGTCAGCAGGGGATTGCCGCTGGCATCATCGCTCAGAACCGCCCGTGAAGGGGAGTCGAAGTCGCGCTCGGCCAACAGGGAAACCTGCTGGGTCTCCTGATCATTGGTTGCCATACTGGTCATCATGCCGTCGAGCAGGCTGGTTTCCACGCCGGTATCGGTCAACCACTCCAGATCCTCATCGCCGCTGTCCTTGTCGCGCAAGGCAGTCGCCACGAATACTTCGGTGGTGTTTTTCTGTACGCCGGGCTCTACACGCACGCGAATACGGATATCGCTATTGGCATTTTCGTCTTCGTCATCTTCGGAGCCTGGGCCCAAAGCAGCCGAAAGGTCCTGACGTGGTTGCCAGGCAGTGAGGAACTCACCGGTAGTCTGGTTCTGCGAAGCAATCTGGAAACCGCTGGCTTCGAAGAATTGCAGAGCCATCGGCCAGACTTCCGCCGGTGTGCGCTTGGCCACCAGCCAGCGAATGTCATCTTTCTTCTGCAAGGTGAAGTCGCTGTATATGCCGGTAGTTGGCAGCAGCAGCGGTGGCCGTGGCACTTCATATTCGGTGACGCGGGTGTTGGCCACATTGGTTGGAATCTGCAGCAACGGGTCCAGAGGTTTGCTCTGTACCCCTTGCGGCAATTGCATGGGCGCGGTTTGCCGCGATTCGAGGTAATCGTCAGAACGGTCACGGAAGTAACCGTCCTTCCCGGTGAGACCCAGCCAGCTGCAGGCGCTGGTACTGGAGATAATCAGGGCGAGCGCGGACAACCCGGCAATTCGCTTCATGCGCAGTAATTCCTTGAATTAGGCCAATATGCCGGACTGGCGCATGGCCTGCCGCAGAGGTTCATGACAGTTCTGGCTCAGCCAGGTCAGCGGCAAACGTATGCCTTCGGGAATCAGGCCCATCTCGTGCAGCGCCCACTTCACCGGAATCGGGTTGGACTCGATAAACAGCGCCTTGTGCAACGGCATCAGCTGTTCATTGATGGCGCGCGCTGCAGCTGCTTCACCGCGCATGGCGGCAGCACACAGATCACTGACGGCACGCGGTGCGACATTGGCGGTAACCGAAATATTGCCCTTGCCGCCAAGCAGAATCAGCTCGACCGCCGTGGCATCATCACCGGAATAGACCAGGAAGTCCTTGCTCACCAGATCGAGCACCTGCCTGGCGCGCTGCAGGTCGCCGGTGGCTTCCTTGATGCCGATGATGTTATCCACCGTAGACAGGCGTGCCACGGTTTCCGGCAGCATGTCGCAGGCGGTACGTCCGGGCACGTTGTAGAGAATCTGTGGAATCGCCACCGACTCAGCGATATGCCGGAAGTGCAGATACAAACCTTCCTGGGTGGGCTTGTTGTAATAAGGTGTAACCAGCAGACAGGCATCGGCGCCGGCTTGCTTGGCCGCCGTAGTCAGTTCAACCGACTCACGGGTTGAATTGCCACCGGTGCCGGCAATTACCGGAATCCGCCCGTTAACCTGGTCGACCACACGCCGGATCACTTCGACATGTTCGGCCACGTCGAGTGTCGCCGACTCACCGGTGGTGCCGACAGCGACTATGGCATTGGTGCCTTCCTGCAGGTGGAAATCCACCAGCCGCGTCAGGCTCTCCCAATCCAGACCACCCTGTGCATTCATGGGCGTGACAAGTGCCACCATACTGCCCGCAATCATGCAACCGCTCCTGCTGTAAATTAAGAGCGTTATGGTACTGGCGCCACCTGCCTTGCACAAGCAATGGACATGCCCGGCATTCCCCTCAGCCCGCCTTTTCGATAACCTGCCGGCCTGTGTTACAGGTTTGCACCTTGCCAACCTCTCTTTCTTAGGAATGCTGCATGTCCACCCCTCCCGTTCGTGAACAATTCCTCGTCATCTGCGCGCTGGGCTCCAATTCCATGGAGTTGACCAATGTGCTGTGCCGGGTAAGCCAGGAAAACCGCTGCGCCATTACCAGTACACGCCTTAGCCGGCACGGCGAACACAGCGCACTGGTGCTGCAGATCGCCGGCAGCTGGGATGCGCTGGCACGCCTGGAAGCCAGCCTGCCGGGGCTGGCGAAGAAACACCACTTCACCCTCAGCGTAACCCGTAGCGGCGTACAGGAACCACGTCCGCAAGCCTTGCCTTACGTGGCTTACGTCAGTTCAGTGTATCGTCCGGACATCCTCAACGAGCTTTGCCAGTTCTTCTCCGATCACAAGGTCGAGCTGGAAAACCTGACCTGCGACACCTACCTCGCGCCACAGACCGGCGGCACCATGATGAATGCCACCCTGACGGTGACATTGCCCGCCGGTACCCAGATCAGCTGGCTGCGTGACCAGTTCCTCGATTTCGCCGACTCCCTGAACCTGGACGCACTGATCGAGCCCTGGCGTCCACAACAGGCATAAAGGATTACTCCATGAGCACTGCCATTGACCAACAGGTACCCGATTTCACTGCCCAGGCGACCAGCGGCCAGCAGGTAACGCTATCTGCACTCAAGGGCAATCAGCTGGTGATCTACTTTTATCCGAAAGACAGCACCCCGGGCTGCACGACCGAAGGGCAGGATTTCCGCGACCTGTACGCGTCTTTCCAGGATGCCGGGACACTGATCTTCGGCGTATCCAGGGACGGCCTGAAGTCCCATGAAAACTTCCGCAGCAAACAGGCCTTTCCCTTCGAACTGATCAGCGACAAGGAAGAAGCGCTCTGCCAGCTATTCGACGTCATCAAGCAGAAGAAGCTGTATGGCAAGGAGTACCTGGGGATTGAGCGCAGCACCTTTCTGCTTGACAGTGAGGGTGTGCTGCGCCGCGAGTGGCGCAAGGTCAAGGTTGCCGGACATGCCGCCGAAGTACTGCAAGCGGCTCAGGCCTTGCGCAACCAGTAACCGTAAATGCCATCGACCTGCATTTCATGCTCCATGCGGTGCCCGGCCAGCCGTGTAAAGGAATGAAAATCCCGTTGCGAACCGGCGTCGGTTGCCAATACCTTGAGCACCGCACCGGAAGGCAGCCGATTGAGTTCCAGCTTGGCCCGCAGCAAGGGCAACGGACAGCTCAGTCCACGGGCGTCCAGCTCGGCATCAAAGGGGTAATCGGGACAGGCCTTATCAGTCATTTGAACTCCTGGGGAACCTCTGAAAAACTACTGTTCGTGCAAAAGCACTGCATTCGCAAAGAATTCACAAAGCACCACGCAGAACCTGCTTTAGCGCCGCGCACAAGGAACAGCCAGCGAATCAGATGCTCATTAAAAGCGCGTAAATTGTACTCACCATGAATTTCCGCCTGAGCCTTGTATTGCTCGCCAGTCTTTGCAGATATCCCTGAACGGGCGAACCAGTCTACTCAAGGCCAGCAACTGCTGGCCAGCCGCACCTTCACACAGCTACAGTATGAATCACCTGAACAAGAGCCTTTGAGCATGCATCACTTGCGCCACTCCCTGCTGACCCTTGCCTGCCTGATGACTGCACCCGTTGGCGCCAGCGATCTTCCGTCCTTTGGTGACTCCAGCTCGGGAATCGTCTCCCTGCGCCAGGAGCGCGAGCTGGGTCATGCCTATCTGAGCATCATTCGCGGCCAGACCGAACAGATCCCCGACCCGCTGCTCAAGGACTATCTGGAAAGCAACGTTTACCGCCTCGCCGAATCCAGCGAGGTGCAGGATCGCCGGTTCAATTTCATCCTGCTCAAAAGCAACCAACTCAACGCCTTTGCCGCGCCCGGCGGCATCATTGGCGTAAACGGCGGTTTGTTCCTGTATGCGCAAACCGAAGGCGAATTCAGTTCGGTGCTGGCGCACGAATTGGCTCACCTGTCACAACGCCACTTTGCCCGCGGCATCGAGGCCCAGCAGCAGATGCAGCTGCCGGCCATGGCGGGCATTCTCGCCGGTATCGTTGCCATGGCAGCCGGCGCAGGCAATGCCGGCATGGCGGCAATCGCCTCCACCCAGGCCGCAGCCATGCAGGAAAGTCAGCGTTTTTCCAGACAGAATGAACAGGAAGCGGACCGCATCGGCATGCAAACCCTGGAAAACTCCGGCTACGACCCGCGCAGCATGCCTGACATGTTCGGTCGCCTGCTGAGCCAGTACCGCTATAACAGCAGGCCACCTGAATTCCTCTTGAGCCACCCGGTTACCGAATCGCGGATTGCTGACACCCGCAACCGCGCGGAGCAATACCCTGCCGGGGGCGTCAAGGACACCACGCGCTACCAGCTGATGCGCGCACGCACCCAGCTGGTCTTTGAAGAAACCCCAGGCTTAGCCGCCAAGCGTTTTCAGGCCATGCTGAACGACAACCCGAAGTTTGATCCTGCACGTTACGGGCTGGCGATAGCACAAATACAGGCTGAGCAGATCAAGCCGGCAGGTGAAAACCTCAAACAACTACTGGCCAAGGCCCCCAACGAAATCGTCTACAACCTGGCCCAGATCGAGCTGGACATGAGCGCCAAGCGTTACGGTGATGTCCGCAGCCGGCTCGACACGCTGCTCAAGACCTTCCCTGACAACTACCCGGTGCTGCAGGCGCAAGTAAACCTGCAAGTCAAGCAAGGGCAGAAGGTGCAAGCAGAGGAAACCCTGGACCAGCTGGTCAAGATGCGCCCCTATGACCCGGAAATCTGGTATCAGGTCGCCGAAATTCGCGGCCAGAACGGTAACATCATCGGCCTGCATCAGGCTCGCGCCGAGTACTTCGCGCTGGTTGGCGACTACCGCCAAGCGATTGAGCAATTGAATTATGCCAAGCGCCGTGCGGCCTCGAACTTCCCTTTGGCAGCACGCATAGACGCTCGCCAGAAGCAACTCATCGAGGAACAGGAAATCCTTCAGTCCATGATGCGCTGAGCCCGGACAGGCTGCTCAGGCATTACCTGTGACCCGCAGGTGCGCCGCCCGATTGAAGTCCAGCATGCGCTTGAGTGGCAGTACCGCACGCGGAATCAGCGCCGCATCGACCAGCACTTCTCCGCTGCCATTGCGCAGGCAATCAAGGGTGCGCTGCAAGGTGTTCATCGCCATCCACGGGCAGTGCGCGCAACTGCGGCAAGCCGCGCCATTGCCAGCCGTTGGCGCCTCAACGAAGGTCTTGCCCGGACACAACTGCTGCATCTTGTAAAAAATGCCGCGATCAGTGGCGACGATGAACATCTGCTGGGGCAACGTCTGCGCGGCCTTGATCAACTGACTGGTTGAGCCAACGGCATCTGCCAGTTCGATTACCGCCTCCGGCGACTCCGGATGCACCAGAACGGCAGCCTGCGGATACAAGGCCTTCATTTCCAGCAACTGGCGCGCCTTGAACTCTTCATGGACGATGCAGGCCCCATCCCAGAGCAACATGTCGGCACCGGTTTCGCGCTGGATGTAGCGGCCCAGATGCTGATCCGGCGCCCACAGGATCTTCTCGCCGTTGTCCATCAGGCTTTCAACAATTTCCAGCGCGCAGCTGGAGGTCACCACCCAATCCGCGCGGGCTTTCACCGCTGCCGAGGTGTTGGCGTACACCACCACCGTACGTTCCGGATGCTGGTCACAGAATGCCGAAAACTCATCCACCGGACAGCCCAGATCCAGCGAACAGGTGGCTTCCAGCGTTGGCATCAGTACGCGCTTTTCCGGATTGAGAATCTTCGCCGTTTCGCCCATGAATTTGACGCCGGCCACCAGCACGGTCTGCGCCGCGTGCTGATTACCGAATCGGGCCATTTCCAGTGAA of Pseudomonas pohangensis contains these proteins:
- a CDS encoding phosphoribosylaminoimidazolesuccinocarboxamide synthase, with amino-acid sequence MTTPASLGLKKIYSGKVRDLYEIDDKRMLMVATDRLSAFDVILNEPIPEKGKILTAISNFWFDKLRGLVPNHFTGDRVEDVVSAAELPLVEGRAVVAKRLKPVAVEAIVRGYIVGSGWKEYQKNGTVCGIRLPAGLKEAAKLPQPIFTPSTKAAVGDHDENISFAQCEAIIGAELAARVRDTSIALYSAAVEYAATRGIIIADTKFEFGLDENGTLTLMDEVLTPDSSRFWPADSYAEGSNPPSFDKQFVRDWLESTGWNKQAPAPAVPVEVAQKTANKYREALTRLTS
- the bamC gene encoding outer membrane protein assembly factor BamC — translated: MKRIAGLSALALIISSTSACSWLGLTGKDGYFRDRSDDYLESRQTAPMQLPQGVQSKPLDPLLQIPTNVANTRVTEYEVPRPPLLLPTTGIYSDFTLQKKDDIRWLVAKRTPAEVWPMALQFFEASGFQIASQNQTTGEFLTAWQPRQDLSAALGPGSEDDEDENANSDIRIRVRVEPGVQKNTTEVFVATALRDKDSGDEDLEWLTDTGVETSLLDGMMTSMATNDQETQQVSLLAERDFDSPSRAVLSDDASGNPLLTLGTDYDRAWSSIGRALEVVDIRVDDLDRTTGVYYIDMSKPASAPTREEPGFFDWITGGPDDEVEAEDGVSQSQRYTVHLLQVGSSVQVTVQTSQNTAAPYEEAKQLLSEIRTGILAPDPNMHGGPGGPGGQGRP
- the dapA gene encoding 4-hydroxy-tetrahydrodipicolinate synthase; translated protein: MIAGSMVALVTPMNAQGGLDWESLTRLVDFHLQEGTNAIVAVGTTGESATLDVAEHVEVIRRVVDQVNGRIPVIAGTGGNSTRESVELTTAAKQAGADACLLVTPYYNKPTQEGLYLHFRHIAESVAIPQILYNVPGRTACDMLPETVARLSTVDNIIGIKEATGDLQRARQVLDLVSKDFLVYSGDDATAVELILLGGKGNISVTANVAPRAVSDLCAAAMRGEAAAARAINEQLMPLHKALFIESNPIPVKWALHEMGLIPEGIRLPLTWLSQNCHEPLRQAMRQSGILA
- a CDS encoding glycine cleavage system protein R, which translates into the protein MSTPPVREQFLVICALGSNSMELTNVLCRVSQENRCAITSTRLSRHGEHSALVLQIAGSWDALARLEASLPGLAKKHHFTLSVTRSGVQEPRPQALPYVAYVSSVYRPDILNELCQFFSDHKVELENLTCDTYLAPQTGGTMMNATLTVTLPAGTQISWLRDQFLDFADSLNLDALIEPWRPQQA
- a CDS encoding peroxiredoxin — encoded protein: MSTAIDQQVPDFTAQATSGQQVTLSALKGNQLVIYFYPKDSTPGCTTEGQDFRDLYASFQDAGTLIFGVSRDGLKSHENFRSKQAFPFELISDKEEALCQLFDVIKQKKLYGKEYLGIERSTFLLDSEGVLRREWRKVKVAGHAAEVLQAAQALRNQ
- a CDS encoding sulfurtransferase TusA family protein, which produces MTDKACPDYPFDAELDARGLSCPLPLLRAKLELNRLPSGAVLKVLATDAGSQRDFHSFTRLAGHRMEHEMQVDGIYGYWLRKA
- a CDS encoding M48 family metalloprotease, encoding MHHLRHSLLTLACLMTAPVGASDLPSFGDSSSGIVSLRQERELGHAYLSIIRGQTEQIPDPLLKDYLESNVYRLAESSEVQDRRFNFILLKSNQLNAFAAPGGIIGVNGGLFLYAQTEGEFSSVLAHELAHLSQRHFARGIEAQQQMQLPAMAGILAGIVAMAAGAGNAGMAAIASTQAAAMQESQRFSRQNEQEADRIGMQTLENSGYDPRSMPDMFGRLLSQYRYNSRPPEFLLSHPVTESRIADTRNRAEQYPAGGVKDTTRYQLMRARTQLVFEETPGLAAKRFQAMLNDNPKFDPARYGLAIAQIQAEQIKPAGENLKQLLAKAPNEIVYNLAQIELDMSAKRYGDVRSRLDTLLKTFPDNYPVLQAQVNLQVKQGQKVQAEETLDQLVKMRPYDPEIWYQVAEIRGQNGNIIGLHQARAEYFALVGDYRQAIEQLNYAKRRAASNFPLAARIDARQKQLIEEQEILQSMMR
- the nadA gene encoding quinolinate synthase NadA; the protein is MTHISERLLVQAHLDAKQPVILSAEQQAELREQIAAELKRQNAVLVAHYYCDPVIQALAEETGGCVSDSLEMARFGNQHAAQTVLVAGVKFMGETAKILNPEKRVLMPTLEATCSLDLGCPVDEFSAFCDQHPERTVVVYANTSAAVKARADWVVTSSCALEIVESLMDNGEKILWAPDQHLGRYIQRETGADMLLWDGACIVHEEFKARQLLEMKALYPQAAVLVHPESPEAVIELADAVGSTSQLIKAAQTLPQQMFIVATDRGIFYKMQQLCPGKTFVEAPTAGNGAACRSCAHCPWMAMNTLQRTLDCLRNGSGEVLVDAALIPRAVLPLKRMLDFNRAAHLRVTGNA